ATACAAGTCCCGCATGACAGGGCACGGTTTCCGGGGACTGGCAGCAACAGCGCTGCGCGAACTTGGCTACAGCCGGGACGTGGTCGAACGGCAGATGGCTCATGCCGAACGCAATCAGGTGACGGCCGCCTACGTCCATGCAGAGTACCTGCCGGAGCGTCGCCAGATGATGCAGGCGTGGGGAGATCAACTCGACCGACTCAAGAACGGCGGCGAAGTGATCCCGATCACGGTAGCTCGATAGACAGCCCCGCAAAATCCGGCCGTCAAGTTGATCACTTGCGCATCATATGTTCGGGCGCGTCCTTGCCCCAGTAGACCTTCCCGTCCTTATCCATCTTCCACTGGTCGGACTGCGCGCGGTGACTTTCGGGCTCGTAGTCGACCGCGACCTTCTTCAGACGTGCCGACTCGACGCGGCGATGGCGACGGTGCCACTGCGCCTTGTCCTGCGCTTCGGATTCTGCGGTGGTGATGCCGCCGATCGGAGTCTTCCGTTTGCTCCGGCTCATTTCGCACCTCATTTTCATAGGCTTAACGTGCGAAAGCCCGCTCGCGGCTGGCTGACGGCAATCGTCGCATAAAGGCGTAATAAGTGCAAGAGCCCGCTGGCCCTCGGCCGGTGCAGGCATTTTCTCGTCCGAAGGACCCGAGGATTGGGCATGAGGTCACGCATTCATCCGCGAAAGCGACACGACGTCCCCGCGGTGGTCGGTACTCGCCAGCACGTGAAAGAACGACATGGTGCCGTGCCCGAAGTGCAGCGGCGTTCATGCGGTTGTTGGCGTCCGGTTCGCAGCATGTACCGCTGCCGGCAGCCGCGCGGTTGGACCCGCTTTCGCCCAGCAACCCATCCTCGATTGTCAAAAATCATCGCCCTTCCGCAATCGGCTGCCCCGACTTTGATATGATCTTTTGGCATCGGGGCAGAATTCTCCACCGCATCCTCCCTCCTCACCGCCCCGATACTCGAAGTCCCGGCATGCAGCCTCCATTCTTCCGCCGGACCTTCGCTTTTTGTATGAAGCACGCAGTCTCGGCCTCGGGAAATCGATAGCGGTCGGGCGCGCTCTCCACGAACGGGGTGACCGCATGAGCGGGGAAGTGTTGTTGAAGGTACTGCGCGGCGGTTACGCGCAGTTCGATCGCATCGTCAAACTCGACACGCCGCTTGGCGACGACTGGCTCGTGCCGCTGTACGTCAAGCTTCAGGCGCGGCTCGGGCGCAATTTCGAGGTGATCGTCGACGCATCATCGGTTGTCGGCGACAAGATCAAGCTCAACGCCCTGATGCTGCAACCGGTCACGCTCTGGATTCGCCAGACGGACGGCGGCTATCTACCGATTCACGGCTACGTGCAACAGGTCCGCCGCCTAGGAAATGACGGAGCGCTATCGTATTTTCAACTCCGATTCGCCTCCTGGTTGAGCTTCCTCAAGCTCAGCAGCGACCGGCGAGACTGGCAAGAAGCCAGCGGCTGGCAGATTCTCACCGATGTATTCGACAAGCATCCGCAGGCGAACGGCCAGTACGGGCTCGAGTTGCGCACCGCGATGCGCTCGTATTCGCACCGCGTCCAGTGGGAAACCGACTGGAATTTCGTGCACCGCAGCCTCGAGGAAGTCGGCGTGTTTCCGCGATTCGATTTCGCAAAGGATGGCAAATCGCACAAGGTTGTCATGATGGACGACCTGTATTTCGGGCCGTCGCTGCCAAAGCAGGAGATGAAGTTCAGTCACGCGGGCCCGAACGAGGAATTCGACGGGCTCACGCAACTGAGCGAGCAGCAGGACGCTCAAAGCGCGACGCTGACGCTTGGCACAGCCGATTACAAGCGGCCGGACCTCGACAAGCAGATCAGCACGCCCGCAGCGAATCTAGATGAACTCCCTGGACAGGGCGAGGATTACCTCTATACCGGCTCGCAAACATGGGCTGTATCCGACGCGGGGCAACAGCAGGCGCGCATCCGTACTGAAGAATGGGCCTCCCGGGCGAAGCGCTATTTCGCGGTCGGTAGTCCCCGCTACGCATTGCCCGGCTACTGGTTCAAGGTGACCGGACACCCGATCCTCGACACGCTGCCGGACGAGGATCGTGAGTTTTCGATCATCGCGAGCGACTGGCTGATTCAGAACAATCTGCCCGGCCTTGACGCGCTCGCGCGGTTCCCGCGCAGCCTGCGCGGCGAGATCGAGCAGGCGCAAGCGGCCGGGGCCGGTGTGGCGGTCAGTCATCGTGATGGCGGCGTCGGATTCCTCCAGGTCGAGATCGAGGCGCAACGCCGCCGCACGCCGTTCCGTAGCCCGTTCGAGCACGAGAAGCCTGAAATGCACCTGCAGACGGCGATCGTCGTGACGGACAGCGACGACGAAATCCACACGGATGACGGAAATCGCGTGCGTGTCCGGACAACGAACAGCCGGAATGCCCCCAATACGAAATCGACGCCGTGGATTCGTGCCTCAATGCCCGATGCCGGCTCGAAGCGTGGCGGCTACTTCCCGTTGCGGAAAGATGATCAGGTACTCCTGGGATTCGTGAATGGCGATTGTGATCGCCCCGTCATCATCTCGAGGCTGCACGGGGGCACGACGATGCCGGTATGGCATACCCACGGCCTGCTGTCCGGCTTACGGTCCCGCGAGTACGGTGGCGACGGCTTCAACCAGCTCGTCATGGACGACTCGAGCGGCCAGAACCGGGTCCACCTGTACTCGTCGAGCTACAGCTCCCATCTACATTTGGGCTACCTGATCGAGCAGTCCGACAACACACGTGGTGCGTTCCTCGGCAACGGATTCGACTTGAAATCCGGCGCATACGGTGCCGTGCGCGCCGAGCAGGGTCTGTATGTGTCAACACAGCCAGCCACTGCGCAGCCGATGAACGTAACAGCCGCGACCGAGCCGCTCACGGGCGCGGAAGCCGTGCTTGAAACCGCGTCGAAGGCCAGTGAAACGAATCGGGCCGAAAGCCTGCAGGACGGTCAGACCGCGCTGAAGTCGTTCACCGACGCCACGCAGCGCACGGTCGCGGGCACGACCAAGGGCGGCCGCACGGCCGGAGGTGGCACGGGCAATGCGAACGGTTTTTCGAAGCCGGTGATGCTGCTGTCGAGTCCTGAGGGCATCGCGGCATCGACGCAGCAATCCGTGCATATCACGGCAAACCAGCATGCGAACATGATTGCCGGCAAGAGCGTCAACTTGGCGGCCGGCAAGTCGTTGTTGGTAAGTGTGCTCGACAAAATGAGCCTGTTCGCGCAGAACCTCGGCGTCAAGATTTTCGCGGCGAAGGGGCCGGTAGACATTCAAGCGCAAAGCGGCCCGGCTTCTTTCGTAGGCCTTCAGGACGTGAAGATCGAAAGCGCGGACGGGCGGCTGATTCTGACGGCCGCGAAGGAAGTGTGGATCGGCGCAGGCGGCTCGTATATCAGCATCAAGGGCGGGTTGATCGAGAACGTGACGACCGGCCAGATTCTGGAAAAATGCGCAAATTGGGACAAGCCGAGCGGCGCGAGCGGGACGATTCGCGATCCGTTGCACGCGACGCCGGTGTCGACCGACGGCGGCCG
The sequence above is a segment of the Burkholderia diffusa genome. Coding sequences within it:
- a CDS encoding type VI secretion system Vgr family protein; this encodes MSGEVLLKVLRGGYAQFDRIVKLDTPLGDDWLVPLYVKLQARLGRNFEVIVDASSVVGDKIKLNALMLQPVTLWIRQTDGGYLPIHGYVQQVRRLGNDGALSYFQLRFASWLSFLKLSSDRRDWQEASGWQILTDVFDKHPQANGQYGLELRTAMRSYSHRVQWETDWNFVHRSLEEVGVFPRFDFAKDGKSHKVVMMDDLYFGPSLPKQEMKFSHAGPNEEFDGLTQLSEQQDAQSATLTLGTADYKRPDLDKQISTPAANLDELPGQGEDYLYTGSQTWAVSDAGQQQARIRTEEWASRAKRYFAVGSPRYALPGYWFKVTGHPILDTLPDEDREFSIIASDWLIQNNLPGLDALARFPRSLRGEIEQAQAAGAGVAVSHRDGGVGFLQVEIEAQRRRTPFRSPFEHEKPEMHLQTAIVVTDSDDEIHTDDGNRVRVRTTNSRNAPNTKSTPWIRASMPDAGSKRGGYFPLRKDDQVLLGFVNGDCDRPVIISRLHGGTTMPVWHTHGLLSGLRSREYGGDGFNQLVMDDSSGQNRVHLYSSSYSSHLHLGYLIEQSDNTRGAFLGNGFDLKSGAYGAVRAEQGLYVSTQPATAQPMNVTAATEPLTGAEAVLETASKASETNRAESLQDGQTALKSFTDATQRTVAGTTKGGRTAGGGTGNANGFSKPVMLLSSPEGIAASTQQSVHITANQHANMIAGKSVNLAAGKSLLVSVLDKMSLFAQNLGVKIFAAKGPVDIQAQSGPASFVGLQDVKIESADGRLILTAAKEVWIGAGGSYISIKGGLIENVTTGQILEKCANWDKPSGASGTIRDPLHATPVSTDGGRGSLFSG